In Halobaculum magnesiiphilum, the following proteins share a genomic window:
- a CDS encoding ABC transporter permease — translation MYNYVLRRMGFMAVTLFFVTVIAFAVTNILPGDVALLILGPNATEESLEALRTQMGLNRPLYVRYLDWVVGLLQGDMGQSLRFSEPVAALVAERLPRSLLLAVSATLVAVLLSIPLGVYAAVNQNEAPDISASMFAFVGISMPIFLWGLVFILLFAVVFNFFPTGGYVPPSEDPVATLSHLVLPAGAMGFALTAYIMRMTRSSMIEVLGEEYINLARAKGMSQRVIVLRHALKNAVIPVITVIAFQFSYAFGGVVVLEEVFFWPGIGRLTLTAIQSRDIPLIQGCIIVVALIYMFSNFAADLLYAYFDPRIRYGGEE, via the coding sequence ATGTACAACTACGTACTGCGCCGGATGGGATTCATGGCGGTGACGCTGTTTTTCGTCACGGTCATCGCGTTCGCCGTGACCAACATCCTGCCGGGAGACGTGGCCCTGCTCATCCTCGGGCCGAACGCGACGGAGGAATCGCTGGAGGCGCTCCGGACACAGATGGGACTCAACCGCCCGCTGTACGTCCGGTACCTCGACTGGGTCGTCGGACTGTTGCAGGGAGACATGGGGCAATCGCTCCGGTTCAGCGAGCCGGTCGCCGCGCTCGTCGCCGAGCGACTGCCGCGCTCGCTACTGTTGGCCGTGTCGGCCACGCTCGTCGCGGTCCTGCTGTCGATCCCGCTGGGCGTGTACGCCGCGGTGAACCAGAACGAGGCACCGGACATCTCGGCGTCGATGTTCGCGTTCGTCGGCATCTCGATGCCCATCTTCCTGTGGGGGCTGGTGTTCATCCTGCTGTTCGCGGTGGTGTTCAACTTCTTCCCGACCGGGGGGTACGTCCCGCCGAGCGAGGACCCGGTCGCGACGCTCTCACACCTCGTGTTGCCGGCCGGCGCGATGGGCTTCGCGCTCACCGCCTACATCATGCGCATGACTCGGTCGTCCATGATCGAGGTGCTCGGCGAGGAGTACATCAACCTCGCCCGGGCGAAGGGGATGAGCCAGCGCGTGATCGTGTTGCGACACGCGCTCAAGAACGCCGTCATCCCGGTGATCACGGTCATCGCGTTCCAGTTCAGCTACGCCTTCGGCGGGGTCGTCGTCCTCGAGGAGGTGTTCTTCTGGCCCGGCATCGGCCGGCTGACGCTGACCGCGATCCAGAGTCGCGACATCCCCCTGATCCAGGGGTGCATCATCGTCGTCGCACTGATATACATGTTCTCGAACTTCGCGGCCGACCTGCTGTACGCCTACTTCGACCCGCGTATCCGCTACGGGGGTGAGGAGTGA
- a CDS encoding ABC transporter substrate-binding protein, producing the protein MQDGSKGSDPSDSRSTRRRAFLSAVGATGVSALAGCAGSDSGSTDSDSDGGGDGGSDGGGESTPTADPGGAQVGGTLQWGGAVPVQGLDPHIDTSAASKRVLENIYEELVKLQDDYSLEPHLAKSLEQTEDNTLLSMELREGVTFHDGSEMTSEDVLATYERVQNGDFLATGFFENVEELRAPDDYTFEIKLNRPFAPFIAKMATAELAIMPAENAAKDQVEEPIGTGPYRFESREVETSFTMSRYEDYWGASDEDGPFIDEIVKSEIPDPSVRLQSFNAGEYDFINGIAPRDAESVRNNSNVRFETQFPKSLVYLGLNCDREPFDNKDARLALDYAIDKEKVAEAALYGTGQTTASPAAPGSPYVHPDLGPRERDLDKVQEHLDAAGMSDGYSATFKIPQSYPTQVQGAEVIAADAAEAGIDLEIQQITWSTWLSDVYSNRDFQATTSSYLALWYPDVSFYKFLHPNGAFFFTGWENEEYNSLVEEARTIYDEDERADLYHDATEILQEERSGHLLLWWQPSIYAAQPEYKGPMGAPDGSTLQFQDNWLDR; encoded by the coding sequence ATGCAAGACGGTAGCAAGGGGTCAGATCCCTCGGATAGCCGCAGCACTAGGCGTCGTGCGTTCCTCAGCGCGGTCGGCGCGACGGGCGTGTCCGCGCTCGCCGGCTGCGCCGGAAGCGACTCGGGTTCAACCGACAGCGACAGTGACGGGGGCGGCGATGGTGGGTCCGACGGCGGCGGAGAGAGCACGCCGACGGCCGATCCCGGCGGCGCACAGGTCGGCGGCACGCTCCAGTGGGGCGGAGCCGTCCCCGTGCAGGGGCTCGACCCGCACATCGACACCTCGGCGGCGTCCAAGCGCGTCCTCGAGAACATCTACGAGGAGTTGGTGAAGCTCCAGGACGACTACTCGCTTGAACCGCACCTGGCGAAGTCTCTGGAGCAGACGGAGGACAACACGCTGCTGTCGATGGAACTGCGCGAGGGCGTCACCTTCCACGACGGCTCGGAGATGACCTCCGAGGACGTGCTGGCGACCTACGAGCGCGTCCAGAACGGCGACTTCCTTGCCACGGGCTTCTTCGAGAACGTCGAGGAGCTCCGGGCGCCCGACGACTATACCTTCGAGATCAAGCTGAACCGGCCGTTCGCGCCGTTCATCGCCAAGATGGCGACGGCCGAGCTCGCGATCATGCCGGCCGAGAACGCCGCGAAAGACCAGGTCGAGGAGCCGATCGGGACCGGTCCCTACCGGTTCGAGAGCCGGGAGGTCGAGACCTCGTTCACGATGAGTCGCTACGAGGACTACTGGGGCGCCAGCGACGAGGACGGCCCCTTCATCGACGAGATCGTCAAAAGCGAGATCCCCGACCCCAGCGTCCGCCTGCAGTCGTTCAACGCGGGCGAGTACGACTTCATCAACGGCATCGCGCCGCGGGACGCCGAGAGCGTCCGCAACAACTCCAACGTCCGCTTCGAGACGCAGTTCCCGAAGTCGCTCGTGTACCTCGGGCTGAACTGCGACCGCGAGCCCTTCGACAACAAGGACGCGCGGCTGGCGCTCGATTACGCCATCGACAAGGAGAAAGTCGCCGAGGCGGCCCTCTACGGCACCGGGCAGACGACCGCGTCGCCGGCGGCGCCCGGCAGCCCCTACGTCCACCCGGACCTCGGGCCGCGCGAGCGCGACCTCGACAAGGTCCAGGAGCACCTCGACGCCGCGGGCATGTCCGACGGCTACTCGGCCACGTTCAAGATCCCGCAGTCGTACCCGACGCAGGTGCAGGGCGCGGAGGTGATCGCCGCCGACGCCGCCGAGGCCGGCATCGACCTGGAGATCCAGCAGATCACGTGGAGCACGTGGCTCTCGGACGTCTACTCGAACCGCGACTTCCAGGCGACGACGAGTTCGTACCTCGCGCTGTGGTACCCGGACGTGTCGTTCTACAAGTTCCTCCACCCGAACGGGGCGTTCTTCTTCACCGGCTGGGAGAACGAGGAGTACAACTCCCTGGTCGAGGAGGCCCGCACGATCTACGACGAGGACGAGCGGGCGGACCTCTACCACGACGCGACCGAGATCCTGCAGGAGGAGCGCTCCGGGCACCTGTTGCTGTGGTGGCAGCCGAGCATCTACGCCGCCCAGCCCGAGTACAAGGGGCCGATGGGCGCGCCGGACGGGTCCACACTCCAGTTCCAGGACAACTGGCTCGACCGGTAA
- a CDS encoding ABC transporter ATP-binding protein: MSADTPDATATDATATDTTATDATRERDATAAERDADAPLLDVRDLRTVFRTEDGEVVATDEVSFTLDHGETMGLVGESGAGKSVTARSLMRLIDSPGEITGGEVLFDGEDLLSYSEPEMRDVRGNRIAMIPQDPMSSLNPVMTVGEQIAETIRRHQGASKDEAHRRAIEAMDDVGIPDAAERVDDYPHEFSGGMRQRVLVAIGFSCEPDLIIADEPTTALDVTTQAKILELLNDMQEREGTAVLMITHNLGVVAQTCDHVGVMYAGNLVETAPLEDLFDRPRHPYTRALIDSIPEVDASYDELPTLDGSMPDLADLPTGCNFAPRCPHATEDCRAGGDPALDRVSGSFSQAACIHADDLDLSESAAPETEGGRDEVDRSGEPLFEVSGLKKHFPAGDGAFGSLSLTRGESGFPTFERRYVKAVDGIDFDVYPGETVGLVGESGCGKSTVARTALRLLEPTAGEVYFDGQPLHELGDTEVRSLRREMQMIFQDPGSSLNPRKTVGRIVGRAMEKHDIATGEEKRRRVGELLERVGLSAEAASKYPHEFSGGQQQRVAIAHALAVEPKLIVCDEPVSALDVSVQAQILNLLNEIQEERGLAYLFISHNIGVVRHSCDRVAVMYLGEIAEFGTVDQVFSAPFHPYTESLLSAVPEADPRRRPDRILLEGSVPSPIDPPSGCPFQTRCPKKIGDVCETDVPDLEDMGDGHRISCHLSVEEMSERDSFIGTPSVDAPGADSD, from the coding sequence ATGAGCGCCGACACGCCGGACGCGACGGCGACCGACGCGACGGCGACTGACACGACGGCGACGGACGCGACGAGGGAACGCGACGCGACGGCCGCCGAGCGCGACGCCGACGCGCCGCTGCTCGACGTCCGCGACCTCCGGACGGTCTTCCGGACCGAGGACGGCGAGGTCGTCGCCACCGACGAGGTGTCGTTCACCCTCGACCACGGCGAGACGATGGGGCTCGTCGGCGAGTCGGGCGCGGGCAAGTCCGTGACCGCCCGCTCGCTCATGCGCCTCATCGACTCCCCCGGCGAGATCACCGGCGGCGAAGTGCTGTTCGACGGCGAGGACCTCCTCTCGTACTCCGAGCCGGAGATGCGCGACGTTCGGGGGAACCGGATCGCGATGATCCCGCAGGACCCGATGTCCTCGCTCAACCCCGTGATGACCGTCGGCGAGCAGATCGCCGAGACCATCCGCCGCCACCAGGGCGCCTCGAAGGACGAGGCGCACCGACGGGCGATCGAGGCGATGGACGACGTGGGGATCCCCGACGCCGCGGAGCGCGTCGACGACTACCCACACGAGTTCTCGGGCGGGATGCGCCAGCGCGTGCTGGTGGCGATCGGCTTCTCCTGTGAGCCCGACCTCATCATCGCCGACGAGCCGACGACGGCGCTCGACGTGACCACGCAGGCGAAGATCCTCGAACTCCTGAACGACATGCAGGAGCGCGAGGGGACGGCGGTGTTGATGATCACGCACAATCTCGGCGTCGTCGCACAGACCTGTGACCACGTCGGCGTGATGTACGCCGGGAACCTCGTCGAGACGGCGCCGCTCGAGGACCTGTTCGACCGCCCCCGCCACCCCTACACCAGGGCGCTCATCGACTCGATCCCGGAGGTCGACGCCTCCTACGACGAGTTACCGACGCTCGACGGGTCGATGCCCGACCTGGCGGACCTGCCCACGGGCTGTAACTTCGCGCCGCGGTGCCCCCACGCCACGGAGGACTGTCGCGCGGGCGGCGACCCGGCGCTCGACCGCGTTTCGGGGTCCTTCTCACAGGCGGCCTGCATTCACGCGGACGACTTGGACCTCTCGGAGAGCGCGGCGCCCGAAACCGAGGGCGGCCGCGACGAGGTCGACCGGAGCGGGGAGCCGCTGTTCGAGGTCAGCGGACTGAAGAAGCACTTCCCCGCCGGCGACGGCGCGTTCGGGAGCCTCTCGCTGACGCGCGGCGAGAGCGGGTTCCCGACGTTCGAGCGACGCTACGTGAAGGCGGTCGACGGGATCGACTTCGACGTCTACCCCGGCGAAACCGTCGGGCTCGTCGGCGAGTCCGGCTGCGGGAAGTCGACGGTCGCGCGCACCGCGCTTCGGCTCCTCGAACCCACGGCCGGCGAGGTGTACTTCGACGGGCAGCCGCTCCACGAGCTCGGCGACACCGAGGTCCGCAGCCTGCGCCGGGAGATGCAGATGATCTTCCAGGACCCCGGGAGCTCGCTGAACCCGCGAAAGACCGTCGGGCGGATCGTCGGCCGGGCGATGGAGAAACACGACATCGCTACCGGCGAGGAGAAGCGCCGCCGCGTCGGCGAACTGCTCGAACGGGTCGGCCTCTCCGCGGAGGCCGCCTCCAAGTACCCCCACGAGTTCTCCGGGGGCCAACAGCAGCGCGTCGCCATCGCGCACGCGCTGGCGGTCGAGCCGAAGCTCATCGTCTGTGACGAGCCGGTGTCGGCGCTCGACGTGAGCGTCCAGGCGCAGATCCTCAACCTCCTGAACGAGATCCAGGAGGAACGCGGGCTCGCGTACCTGTTCATCTCGCACAACATCGGCGTCGTCCGCCACAGCTGCGACCGCGTCGCGGTCATGTACCTCGGCGAGATCGCCGAGTTCGGAACCGTCGATCAGGTGTTCTCGGCGCCGTTCCACCCCTACACCGAGAGCCTCCTGTCGGCGGTCCCCGAGGCGGACCCGCGGCGCAGGCCCGACCGGATCCTGCTCGAGGGGAGCGTCCCCTCCCCGATCGATCCGCCGTCGGGCTGTCCGTTCCAGACGCGATGCCCGAAGAAGATCGGCGACGTCTGCGAGACGGACGTGCCGGACCTGGAGGACATGGGTGACGGACACCGCATCTCGTGTCACCTCTCGGTCGAGGAGATGAGCGAGCGCGACTCGTTCATCGGGACGCCATCGGTCGACGCGCCCGGCGCGGACTCGGACTGA
- a CDS encoding archaea-specific SMC-related protein, which produces MSTQVVPDQITVEVTDVGGIRETTVDLTNGVNALVGENATNRSSFLRALISGMGSSVGTVRRGAAEGQVTIEMDGETYTRTVSREGSRDVWSGSGVLSDTERVRSAELFAFLLEDNEIRRTVERGGDLYDLLLQPVDRDALAEREAELRERRDALRDELDTIEEAKRTLVGLEADRNRLETEIEELTAERDRLAERVEELEKRVSDPGEESDVVAELEEELTEAESTLRSRKRTLRSIENSLSAARASLDDLAVPDIDIEETRAERDDLAGELRELRNRRSRVRTNIDKLDAVIDAHDELRSGDLAGEAIVGSLGLDAGEIPDGPLANGPSPGEGIDIESSLVGDETDERTQCSVCGSTVGLDQLERLRVQLSSLRTQLEGKRDELDEEIERLESRRSVVVDQISRYESKRARRETLEAEIETDQRRLESKREEVEEARATVEEKKEALAEIEEQMAERGGDEVEELTDAKADLRETRSALGDKREELDAVTDRIETNAETVDAQAEVEEALDEVTTELDEVKNQIENRERELEARFNDRVDEVLDLLEYENVDGIRLERLDEEFRLRVSRETDRGKTVRDTVDTLSESEREVVGMVTALTGYLVHDIGDISPVVVLDSVEMIDSARIARLLDYVEERTDYLVAALLPAHSRHLDSVTGTVNTVEYPRP; this is translated from the coding sequence ATGTCAACGCAAGTCGTTCCGGATCAGATCACCGTCGAGGTGACGGACGTCGGCGGGATCCGTGAGACGACCGTCGACCTGACGAACGGCGTGAACGCGCTGGTCGGCGAGAACGCGACGAACAGGAGTTCCTTCCTGCGGGCGCTCATCTCCGGGATGGGCTCGTCCGTGGGAACGGTCCGTCGAGGGGCGGCCGAGGGGCAGGTCACGATCGAGATGGACGGGGAAACGTACACGCGGACCGTCAGCAGGGAGGGGAGCCGGGACGTGTGGAGCGGATCGGGGGTCCTCAGCGACACGGAGCGCGTTCGGTCCGCGGAACTATTCGCGTTCCTCCTGGAGGACAACGAGATCCGACGGACCGTCGAGCGGGGCGGCGACCTCTACGATCTCCTGTTGCAACCGGTCGACCGTGACGCGCTCGCCGAGCGTGAGGCCGAACTCAGGGAGCGGCGCGACGCCCTCCGGGACGAACTCGACACCATCGAGGAAGCCAAACGGACGCTCGTCGGACTGGAGGCGGACCGGAACCGACTGGAGACCGAGATCGAGGAGCTGACCGCCGAACGCGATCGGCTCGCGGAGCGGGTCGAGGAGCTCGAGAAGCGGGTTTCGGATCCCGGGGAGGAGTCCGACGTCGTGGCCGAGCTCGAGGAGGAGCTGACGGAGGCCGAGAGCACCCTTCGAAGTCGCAAGCGAACGCTCCGATCCATCGAGAACAGCCTGTCCGCCGCCCGGGCGTCCCTGGACGACCTGGCCGTCCCCGACATCGACATCGAGGAGACGCGAGCCGAACGGGACGACCTCGCCGGCGAACTCCGCGAGCTCCGGAACAGGCGGTCGCGGGTCAGGACGAACATCGACAAACTGGACGCCGTTATCGATGCCCACGACGAACTCCGCTCGGGAGACCTCGCCGGTGAGGCGATCGTCGGATCGCTCGGTCTCGACGCCGGCGAGATCCCGGACGGGCCACTCGCGAACGGTCCCTCCCCGGGGGAGGGGATCGACATCGAGTCCTCGTTGGTCGGCGACGAGACGGACGAACGGACGCAGTGCAGCGTCTGCGGGAGCACGGTCGGGCTCGATCAGTTGGAGCGGCTCAGGGTCCAGCTCTCCTCGCTGAGAACCCAGCTCGAAGGGAAGCGGGACGAACTGGACGAGGAGATCGAGCGCCTGGAGTCCCGACGCAGCGTCGTCGTCGACCAGATCAGCAGGTACGAGTCGAAGCGCGCACGGAGGGAGACGCTGGAGGCGGAGATCGAAACCGACCAGCGGCGGCTCGAATCCAAGCGCGAGGAGGTCGAGGAAGCGAGGGCCACCGTCGAGGAGAAGAAGGAGGCGTTGGCCGAGATCGAAGAGCAGATGGCCGAACGCGGGGGTGACGAGGTCGAGGAGCTGACCGACGCCAAAGCCGACCTGCGGGAAACCCGGTCCGCGCTCGGTGACAAGCGGGAGGAACTCGACGCGGTCACCGACAGGATCGAGACGAACGCCGAGACGGTGGACGCGCAGGCGGAGGTCGAGGAAGCCCTCGACGAGGTGACGACGGAGCTGGACGAGGTCAAGAACCAGATCGAGAACCGGGAGCGTGAGCTGGAGGCGAGGTTCAACGACCGAGTCGACGAGGTCCTCGACCTCCTCGAATACGAGAACGTCGACGGGATCCGGCTCGAGCGGCTGGACGAGGAGTTCCGACTCCGGGTCAGCCGGGAGACGGACCGGGGGAAGACGGTGCGCGACACCGTCGACACCCTCTCGGAATCCGAGCGCGAGGTCGTCGGGATGGTCACGGCCCTCACCGGCTATCTCGTCCACGACATCGGCGACATCTCGCCGGTGGTCGTCCTGGACTCCGTGGAGATGATCGACTCCGCCCGGATCGCCCGACTCCTGGACTACGTCGAGGAGCGGACCGACTACCTCGTCGCGGCCCTCCTTCCGGCCCACTCCCGGCACCTCGACTCCGTCACGGGAACGGTCAACACGGTCGAGTACCCGAGACCGTAG
- a CDS encoding ABC transporter permease: MATEQSDRATGRFELDDAQRERIRRFARKFRNNTKAMLGLTIVVSLVVVAIFARPIAVQGVTIQPFSLAPYPVAETNIPARTQPPSLAHPFGTDDLGRDIFSRVVVGSRISLYVGFGAISVALAVGAVLGVIAGYAGGLTDELVMRLMDAAMAFPPVLLALTLLVVLGPELSNVIIALAFVYTPYIARVSRSAALAERSESYVEAAVARGESNSRIVFSEVFPNCTAPMLVQGSLNVSFAILAEASLSFLGLGAQPPRPSWGLMINTGRGFMETAPWMLLFPALAIGIAVVGFNMLGDGLRDVLDPKVEAIE, from the coding sequence ATGGCGACCGAACAGAGCGACCGAGCGACCGGCCGGTTCGAACTCGACGACGCACAGCGCGAGCGGATCCGCCGGTTCGCCCGGAAGTTCCGAAACAACACGAAGGCGATGCTCGGGCTGACGATCGTCGTGTCGCTCGTGGTCGTCGCGATCTTCGCGCGACCGATCGCCGTCCAGGGGGTCACGATCCAGCCGTTCTCGCTGGCTCCGTACCCGGTCGCGGAGACGAACATCCCCGCCCGCACGCAGCCGCCGTCCCTGGCGCACCCGTTCGGGACCGACGACCTCGGCCGCGACATCTTCAGCCGCGTTGTCGTGGGGAGCCGGATCTCGCTGTACGTCGGCTTCGGCGCCATCTCGGTCGCGCTGGCCGTCGGCGCGGTCCTCGGCGTCATCGCCGGCTATGCCGGCGGACTGACCGACGAACTGGTGATGCGACTGATGGACGCCGCCATGGCGTTCCCGCCCGTGCTGCTCGCGCTCACGCTCCTCGTCGTGCTGGGGCCGGAGCTGAGCAACGTCATCATCGCGCTGGCGTTCGTGTACACGCCGTACATCGCCCGGGTCTCCCGGAGCGCGGCGCTGGCCGAACGCAGCGAGTCGTACGTGGAGGCGGCCGTCGCGAGGGGCGAGAGCAACTCGCGGATCGTCTTCAGCGAGGTGTTCCCCAACTGTACCGCCCCGATGCTGGTGCAGGGGTCGCTGAACGTCTCGTTCGCCATCCTGGCGGAAGCGAGCCTCTCGTTCCTCGGGCTCGGGGCACAGCCGCCCCGACCCTCGTGGGGACTCATGATCAACACGGGTCGCGGCTTCATGGAGACCGCGCCGTGGATGCTGCTGTTCCCGGCGCTGGCGATCGGTATCGCCGTCGTCGGGTTCAACATGCTCGGGGACGGGCTGCGCGACGTGCTCGACCCGAAGGTGGAGGCGATAGAATGA
- a CDS encoding IclR family transcriptional regulator, with product MNKDTSSGSPRTLETVSRAFGIVRALKELDGAGVTELADHLDISKSVAYNYLCTLREEKFVVKEDDTYRLSLQFLLVGEYVRNQNTLYRIGKSHLDTLAEETGEFAHLATEQHGLSVNLYKVSGEKAVGTSYQVNKLQRADYLHFSATGKAILAHLPRERVEWIVDQYGLPGKTDETITDPEELFDELETVRERGYALNDQEEIKGLQAIGAPIRNRHGRVLGSVSVSGPVQRMQNPEYHDEIVEQVVNTANIIEVNVNMGETEDDFPTFS from the coding sequence ATGAACAAGGACACGTCGTCCGGGTCGCCGCGGACCCTGGAGACGGTGTCGCGTGCGTTCGGGATCGTGCGGGCGCTCAAGGAACTCGACGGCGCCGGCGTCACCGAACTCGCGGACCACCTGGACATCTCCAAGAGCGTCGCGTACAACTACCTGTGTACGCTCCGGGAGGAGAAGTTCGTCGTGAAGGAGGACGACACGTACCGGCTGTCGCTGCAGTTCCTGCTCGTCGGGGAGTACGTGCGAAATCAGAACACGCTGTATCGGATCGGCAAGTCGCATCTGGACACCCTCGCCGAGGAGACCGGGGAGTTCGCCCACCTGGCGACCGAACAGCACGGGTTGAGCGTGAACCTCTACAAGGTAAGCGGCGAGAAGGCGGTGGGTACCAGCTACCAGGTGAACAAACTCCAGCGGGCCGACTACCTCCACTTCTCGGCCACGGGGAAGGCGATACTCGCCCATCTCCCGCGGGAACGCGTGGAGTGGATCGTCGACCAGTACGGGCTCCCGGGGAAGACCGACGAGACGATCACCGACCCCGAGGAGCTGTTCGACGAGTTGGAGACCGTGCGCGAGCGAGGATACGCACTCAACGACCAAGAGGAGATCAAGGGATTGCAGGCGATCGGCGCCCCGATCCGCAACCGACACGGTCGCGTCCTCGGCTCGGTGAGCGTCTCGGGACCGGTCCAGCGAATGCAGAACCCCGAGTACCACGACGAGATCGTCGAACAGGTGGTCAACACCGCCAACATTATCGAGGTCAACGTGAACATGGGCGAGACGGAGGACGACTTCCCGACGTTCAGTTGA
- a CDS encoding Zn-dependent hydrolase, producing MEVNRKRLRSDLEATAEFGAVPSEEGNGRTVLTGTTADRRAREFLCERLRDAGLTVRIDGVGNVVGRWCPESADPDADAVAMGSHLDSVPEGGIFDGPLGVYAALEAIRTLQEEGIEPDRPIEVVSFTEEEGQRFGGGLIGSGVAVGELTVEEALAIRDGNEVPLGDALADIGFRSDGRVDATEWDAWIEIHIEQSERLVDAGVPVGIVSSIVGLTRCHVEIVGEANHAGSTSMEERSDALAAASELVLDVEAATDERPGVRDTAVATVGKLDVSPNAPNVIPGSVDLTIDVRDVSYDSIESITAAARESLSRLKRERPVTTTFDHAWDRRPVEMSPRLRRTLREAGDAANVETMDLHSGAGHDTMHIGTVTDAALLFAPSVDGVSHNPREWTDWEDCATVTRVMAHAVASLSTE from the coding sequence ATGGAAGTCAATCGCAAGCGCCTGCGGAGCGACCTCGAGGCGACGGCCGAGTTCGGGGCGGTACCGTCGGAGGAGGGGAACGGGCGGACGGTGCTCACGGGAACGACGGCCGACCGTCGTGCTCGCGAGTTCCTGTGCGAGCGCCTTCGGGATGCCGGCTTGACCGTCCGGATCGACGGAGTCGGGAACGTCGTCGGTCGCTGGTGCCCGGAGAGCGCCGACCCCGACGCCGACGCGGTCGCGATGGGAAGCCACCTCGATTCGGTCCCCGAGGGGGGCATCTTCGACGGCCCCCTCGGCGTGTACGCCGCGCTCGAAGCGATTCGGACGCTTCAGGAGGAGGGTATCGAACCGGATCGCCCGATCGAGGTCGTCTCGTTCACCGAGGAGGAGGGGCAGCGATTCGGCGGCGGGCTCATCGGGTCGGGGGTCGCCGTCGGCGAACTCACCGTCGAGGAGGCGCTCGCGATCCGCGACGGGAACGAGGTCCCGCTCGGCGACGCGCTCGCGGACATCGGCTTTCGGAGCGACGGGCGCGTCGACGCGACCGAGTGGGACGCGTGGATCGAGATCCACATCGAGCAGTCCGAACGGCTCGTCGACGCGGGCGTTCCCGTCGGGATCGTCTCGAGTATCGTCGGGCTCACTCGGTGTCACGTCGAGATCGTCGGCGAGGCGAACCACGCCGGGTCGACGTCGATGGAGGAACGCTCGGACGCGTTGGCGGCGGCCAGCGAACTCGTGCTGGATGTCGAGGCGGCGACGGACGAGCGTCCCGGCGTCCGCGACACGGCGGTCGCGACCGTCGGCAAGCTGGACGTCTCGCCCAACGCGCCGAACGTCATCCCCGGGTCGGTCGACCTGACGATCGACGTCCGTGACGTGAGCTACGACTCGATCGAGTCGATCACGGCCGCCGCCCGCGAGAGCCTGTCCCGGTTGAAACGAGAACGGCCGGTCACGACGACCTTCGACCACGCGTGGGACCGCAGACCCGTCGAGATGAGCCCTCGACTCAGACGAACGCTCCGGGAGGCCGGCGACGCCGCGAACGTCGAGACGATGGATCTCCACTCCGGGGCGGGCCACGACACGATGCACATCGGCACCGTCACGGACGCGGCGCTGCTGTTCGCGCCGTCCGTCGACGGCGTCTCGCACAACCCGCGCGAGTGGACCGACTGGGAGGACTGTGCGACGGTGACTCGCGTCATGGCCCACGCGGTTGCATCCCTCTCCACCGAGTAA
- a CDS encoding DUF1028 domain-containing protein yields MSTSHEYPGTFSIAVRDPEANAFGAAVTTGTVAVGATCPYVSEHAAVVTQSYTRTEHGRDGVARADDGERVDEALEALLDADEHAAYRQVHGVGEDSEFAFTGDSCVPWCGSRVGSEFTVAGNMLVGPEVLEEAATAYETADGDVAERLVSALEAGEAAGGDERGELSAALLVAAPEPEFYHNLRVDYSETPVADLRDLLTEARSARERIRAGTDETFKGDYPEEILEFGIKY; encoded by the coding sequence ATGAGTACCAGCCACGAGTACCCCGGAACGTTTTCGATCGCCGTCCGTGACCCGGAGGCGAACGCGTTCGGCGCGGCCGTGACGACCGGTACGGTCGCCGTCGGCGCGACCTGTCCGTACGTGAGCGAACACGCGGCGGTCGTCACGCAGTCGTACACGAGAACCGAACACGGCCGCGACGGCGTGGCCCGAGCCGATGACGGCGAGCGGGTGGACGAGGCGCTAGAGGCGCTTCTCGACGCGGACGAACACGCCGCCTACCGACAGGTCCACGGCGTCGGCGAGGACAGCGAGTTCGCCTTCACCGGGGACTCCTGTGTCCCGTGGTGCGGGAGCCGCGTCGGTTCCGAGTTCACCGTCGCGGGAAACATGCTCGTCGGGCCGGAGGTGCTGGAGGAGGCGGCGACCGCCTACGAGACCGCCGACGGCGACGTGGCCGAGCGACTCGTTTCGGCGCTCGAGGCGGGCGAGGCAGCCGGCGGCGACGAGCGAGGTGAATTGAGCGCGGCGTTGCTCGTCGCCGCGCCGGAGCCGGAGTTCTACCACAACCTCCGGGTGGACTACTCAGAGACTCCGGTGGCCGATCTCCGCGACCTGCTGACCGAGGCGCGCTCGGCGCGCGAGCGGATCCGCGCCGGCACCGACGAGACGTTCAAGGGCGACTACCCCGAGGAGATACTGGAGTTCGGGATCAAGTACTGA